The following proteins come from a genomic window of Microbacterium lemovicicum:
- the rsmG gene encoding 16S rRNA (guanine(527)-N(7))-methyltransferase RsmG, protein MSELEQEPDAAAPVFGDRIDIARAFTRALAVHGEERGLIGPLELPRLWTRHILNSAVAAPLFSGTVGDVGSGAGLPGMVLAIARPDLQFVLIEPMERRVAWLTEQTDELGLDNVDIVRARAEDWDRGRVLDVVTARAVSALKTLIPLTAPLVRSGGELVLLKGASVAGEIDAARKQIRAFGLSDVRVEFAGEDLVVEPTRVLRANVRLFGP, encoded by the coding sequence ATGAGCGAGCTCGAGCAGGAGCCGGATGCCGCGGCACCCGTCTTCGGCGACCGCATCGACATCGCGCGCGCGTTCACACGTGCACTGGCCGTCCATGGCGAGGAGCGCGGCCTCATCGGGCCGCTCGAGCTTCCGCGGCTGTGGACGCGCCACATCCTGAACAGCGCCGTGGCGGCTCCGCTGTTCTCGGGCACGGTGGGCGACGTCGGATCCGGCGCAGGGCTGCCGGGGATGGTGCTCGCGATCGCGCGCCCCGACCTTCAGTTCGTGCTCATCGAGCCGATGGAGCGTCGCGTGGCGTGGCTGACGGAACAGACGGACGAGCTCGGTCTGGACAACGTGGACATCGTGCGCGCACGTGCGGAGGACTGGGATCGCGGGCGCGTGCTCGATGTCGTCACAGCCCGCGCCGTCAGCGCGCTCAAGACGCTGATCCCGCTGACGGCTCCCCTGGTCCGCAGCGGCGGCGAGCTCGTTCTGCTCAAGGGAGCGAGTGTCGCCGGCGAGATCGACGCGGCGAGGAAGCAGATCCGCGCCTTCGGTCTGTCGGACGTGCGTGTCGAGTTCGCCGGCGAGGACCTCGTCGTTGAGCCGACGCGCGTGCTGCGAGCCAATGTCCGCTTATTTGGCCCTTGA